A window of Sphingobacterium sp. SRCM116780 contains these coding sequences:
- a CDS encoding PstS family phosphate ABC transporter substrate-binding protein — MNNSLKILLFTVLSVSILTSCNRQNKIKQETKEQGQDILRGKINVLVDETVYPILKEQVDVFQSSYSDAAIQLMARPEIKAVNALLGDSSGVIILTRKLTAQEGAYFKKRNIVPKEYQIGSDAVALINNIADSDTSITLSNVKSLLNGEQKGKLKVVFDNANSSTLRFLKSYLSLDKIDATAISGLQNNEEVIKYVSENKGTIGIVGYNWILEIAQKKSQLSNKIRTLSVENSQGDKKDGLFYKPSQSNLSLGLYPFIRPIYVLNYQPNLGLGLGFSSFLTGDRGQRIILKAGLLPATMPGREIIIREENSLN; from the coding sequence ATGAACAACAGTTTAAAAATATTACTATTTACAGTTTTAAGTGTTTCTATTTTGACCAGTTGTAATCGGCAAAATAAAATCAAACAAGAAACAAAAGAACAAGGTCAAGACATTTTAAGAGGAAAGATAAATGTTCTAGTGGATGAAACAGTATATCCGATATTGAAAGAACAAGTGGACGTGTTTCAAAGCTCTTATTCCGATGCTGCTATTCAATTGATGGCCCGACCAGAAATTAAAGCTGTTAATGCATTGTTAGGGGATTCATCGGGAGTAATTATTTTGACAAGAAAGTTAACAGCCCAGGAAGGAGCGTACTTTAAAAAACGTAACATTGTACCAAAAGAGTATCAAATAGGAAGTGATGCAGTTGCGTTAATAAATAATATTGCAGATTCAGATACTAGTATTACACTTTCTAACGTTAAATCATTATTAAATGGAGAGCAAAAGGGTAAACTTAAAGTTGTTTTTGACAATGCAAATTCCAGTACGCTCAGATTTTTGAAAAGTTATTTATCGTTAGACAAAATAGACGCAACTGCTATCTCAGGTTTACAGAATAATGAGGAAGTAATTAAATACGTTAGTGAAAATAAAGGCACTATCGGTATTGTTGGTTACAATTGGATATTGGAAATAGCGCAAAAAAAATCGCAGTTATCCAATAAAATTCGTACATTGAGCGTTGAAAATTCGCAAGGTGACAAAAAAGACGGATTATTTTATAAACCATCACAATCGAATTTGTCCTTGGGATTATATCCTTTTATAAGACCTATTTATGTGTTGAACTATCAACCAAACTTAGGTTTAGGTTTAGGATTTAGTTCTTTCCTAACAGGAGATAGAGGACAGCGGATCATATTGAAAGCTGGATTATTGCCAGCAACAATGCCTGGACGTGAAATTATTATTAGAGAAGAAAATAGTTTAAATTAG
- a CDS encoding tetratricopeptide repeat protein: MTNSKLLFSLLLAGSVGTASAQSLKDARAAIETENYGKAKSILQQLVSKQAKVGDNYFYLGQIYLVNDKADSAAIMFNQGLAADPKSLINNVGLGYIDLLKKDKASADAKFASASANLKKKDYEELLEIGRAYIKAPEPDYAKALDYLTQAKAKNAKDAAIPLALGDAYRGLKEASSAYSSYSEATDLDPTSIRAKIGLAVIVRGAQAYDEAITQLTAITQEFPTYAPTYRELAETYNMWSRAAGTSDEKYVELNKKGVEEYKKYLQTNGDNSLEAKIRYADFLVYARQYDELKTVSEELAKTPDVDPKIYRYLGYIAFRNKEYAKSGEYLTQMLTKMDPSRVIPLDYMYSGLSDVANNKVESGIVNIKKAIDLDKELLTEVAETAFAKYQDQETATGVALFEIIAKYPDSDYYFDSNYYAGEGNYLIGFKKDQESKDAEGNIKDQALRDQAIAAFVKSQAYLSIVEAATKPEIIDKYLVQALYYKAFSALGADNLENPKGDFVAPFQKLISLVNEKGTQEKNKAYLIDAYTYIGLFYYIKNDVPKAKANFQEVLKIDAANESAKSYLDALK, encoded by the coding sequence ATGACAAACAGTAAATTATTATTTAGTCTGTTATTAGCAGGTTCTGTTGGCACAGCAAGTGCACAAAGTTTAAAGGATGCTAGAGCGGCTATTGAAACAGAAAACTACGGTAAAGCAAAATCAATTTTGCAACAATTAGTAAGTAAACAAGCTAAAGTTGGCGATAATTACTTCTATTTAGGTCAAATTTATTTAGTTAATGATAAAGCTGATTCAGCGGCGATTATGTTTAATCAAGGTCTAGCTGCTGATCCAAAATCATTGATTAATAATGTTGGTTTAGGCTATATCGATTTGTTGAAAAAAGATAAAGCTTCTGCTGATGCTAAATTTGCGTCAGCTAGTGCAAACTTGAAGAAAAAGGATTACGAGGAATTGTTGGAAATCGGTCGTGCTTACATCAAAGCACCAGAGCCTGATTATGCAAAAGCTTTAGATTATTTAACACAAGCTAAAGCAAAAAATGCAAAAGATGCAGCTATTCCATTAGCTTTAGGTGATGCTTATAGAGGATTGAAAGAAGCAAGTAGTGCTTATTCAAGCTATAGTGAAGCAACTGATTTAGATCCAACTTCAATTCGTGCTAAAATCGGTCTTGCAGTTATTGTTCGTGGTGCGCAAGCATACGATGAAGCCATCACACAGTTGACAGCAATTACACAAGAATTCCCAACTTATGCACCTACATACCGTGAGTTAGCAGAAACGTATAATATGTGGTCAAGAGCAGCTGGTACTTCTGATGAAAAATATGTAGAGCTAAACAAAAAAGGTGTAGAGGAATACAAAAAGTATTTGCAGACGAATGGTGATAATTCATTAGAAGCTAAAATACGTTACGCCGATTTCTTAGTTTATGCAAGACAATATGATGAGCTAAAAACTGTTTCTGAAGAATTAGCAAAAACACCAGATGTAGATCCTAAAATCTACCGTTATTTAGGTTATATTGCTTTTAGAAATAAGGAATACGCTAAATCAGGAGAGTATCTGACACAAATGTTAACGAAGATGGATCCATCACGCGTGATTCCTTTAGATTACATGTACTCAGGTTTATCAGATGTTGCAAACAATAAAGTAGAATCAGGAATTGTCAACATTAAAAAAGCAATTGATTTAGATAAGGAATTGTTAACAGAAGTTGCAGAAACAGCTTTTGCTAAATATCAAGATCAAGAAACGGCGACGGGTGTTGCCTTGTTTGAGATTATTGCAAAATATCCAGACAGTGATTATTATTTCGATTCAAATTACTATGCTGGAGAAGGTAATTACTTAATCGGTTTTAAAAAGGATCAAGAAAGTAAAGATGCTGAAGGAAATATCAAAGATCAAGCATTAAGAGATCAAGCAATTGCTGCATTTGTTAAATCACAAGCGTATCTATCTATTGTTGAAGCGGCAACAAAGCCAGAAATTATAGATAAATATTTAGTGCAGGCTTTATATTACAAAGCATTTTCAGCTTTAGGTGCAGATAATTTAGAAAATCCAAAAGGTGATTTCGTTGCTCCTTTTCAAAAGTTAATTTCTTTAGTGAATGAAAAAGGAACACAAGAGAAAAATAAGGCGTACTTAATCGATGCTTATACTTACATTGGCTTATTTTACTACATTAAAAATGATGTCCCTAAAGCAAAAGCTAATTTCCAAGAGGTATTGAAAATAGATGCTGCGAATGAATCTGCTAAATCTTATTTAGATGCTTTAAAATAG
- a CDS encoding NADH-quinone oxidoreductase subunit A, with product MEQVSASAPIDYLPILFQLIVAAGFGVGTIIITHLIGPKVRTENKLSSFESGIEVIGNARQPFSIKYFLVAILFVVFDVEVIFMYPWAVNFREFGFEGLIQMFVFMAMLLLGFIYVIKKKALSWD from the coding sequence ATGGAGCAAGTTAGTGCAAGTGCACCTATTGATTATTTACCAATTTTATTCCAGCTGATTGTAGCTGCAGGATTTGGTGTGGGAACCATCATTATCACGCATTTAATTGGGCCTAAAGTAAGGACCGAAAATAAATTATCATCATTCGAATCGGGAATAGAAGTTATTGGTAATGCGAGGCAACCATTTTCTATTAAATATTTTCTTGTCGCCATCCTCTTTGTTGTTTTTGATGTGGAAGTTATATTTATGTATCCATGGGCAGTCAATTTTAGAGAATTTGGATTCGAAGGTTTGATTCAAATGTTTGTGTTTATGGCCATGTTGCTTTTGGGCTTTATTTATGTTATTAAAAAGAAAGCACTAAGTTGGGATTAG
- a CDS encoding NADH-quinone oxidoreductase subunit B — MSDIKLAEAPPGVEGAGFFATSLDKAIGLARSNSLWPLPFATSCCGIEFMATMGSTYDLARFGAERPSFSPRQADMLLVMGTIAKKMAPVLKQVYIQMAEPRWVIAVGACASSGGIFDTYSVLQGIDEIIPVDVYVPGCPPRPEAILDGVLRLQDIVKNESLNRRNTPEYRALLEKYGIETYG, encoded by the coding sequence ATGAGCGATATTAAGTTGGCGGAGGCGCCTCCGGGAGTCGAAGGTGCTGGTTTTTTTGCTACTAGTTTAGATAAAGCGATTGGTTTGGCTCGTTCAAATTCTTTATGGCCTTTGCCATTCGCAACCTCTTGCTGTGGAATTGAATTTATGGCAACCATGGGCTCTACGTATGATTTGGCTCGATTTGGTGCAGAACGTCCAAGTTTTTCTCCTCGTCAAGCGGATATGCTGTTGGTCATGGGAACAATTGCAAAGAAAATGGCTCCAGTTTTAAAACAGGTATACATTCAAATGGCAGAACCTCGTTGGGTGATTGCTGTTGGTGCTTGTGCATCCAGTGGTGGTATTTTTGATACATATTCTGTCTTGCAAGGTATTGATGAAATTATTCCTGTGGATGTGTATGTGCCAGGCTGTCCTCCTAGACCAGAGGCGATATTAGATGGTGTCTTGCGATTGCAAGATATTGTGAAGAATGAGTCCTTAAATAGGAGAAATACGCCCGAGTATAGAGCTTTATTAGAGAAATACGGAATAGAAACTTATGGATAA
- a CDS encoding NADH-quinone oxidoreductase subunit C produces MDKLDNTYLWEKLAQKFTDQVSLLTDAHNLLTVDAKEACITAVLNFLKQDEELQFIHLTDITAVHFPLQKKAFEVVYHIHSLVNNIRIRVKVQLDGENPEIPTATTVWKGANWMERETYDFYGIQFLGHPDLRRILNVDDMEVFPMRKEYPLEDPNRVDKKDLYFGR; encoded by the coding sequence ATGGATAAGTTGGATAATACATATTTGTGGGAGAAACTAGCGCAGAAATTTACTGATCAAGTATCGCTGCTAACGGATGCCCATAATTTATTGACAGTGGATGCGAAAGAGGCGTGTATTACAGCTGTTTTGAATTTTTTGAAACAAGATGAGGAATTACAGTTTATTCATTTAACAGATATTACAGCGGTACATTTTCCACTTCAAAAGAAAGCATTTGAAGTTGTTTATCATATTCACAGTTTAGTAAATAATATTCGTATCCGTGTTAAAGTCCAGTTAGATGGGGAAAACCCAGAAATTCCAACTGCAACAACTGTTTGGAAAGGAGCGAATTGGATGGAAAGAGAAACGTATGATTTTTATGGAATACAGTTTCTAGGGCATCCAGATTTAAGACGTATATTAAATGTGGATGATATGGAAGTATTTCCGATGCGAAAAGAATATCCTTTAGAGGATCCAAATCGTGTCGATAAGAAAGATCTTTATTTTGGACGTTAA
- a CDS encoding NADH-quinone oxidoreductase subunit D, with protein MSDFITKISPNNSVYEDNDPQDELITLNIGPTHPATHGVFQNVVQIDGERIVSGVSTIGYIHRAFEKIAEHRPFYQITPLTDRLNYCSAPINNMGWHMTVEKLLKIEIPKRVQYMRVIVMELARIADHIICNGILGVDTGAFSGFLYVMQEREFIYEIFEEICGARLTTNIGRIGGFERDFNDIAFAKIEEFLKRFPPVLSEFSELFDRNRIFIERTSGVAAVTPEEALDYSWSGPILRATGVDYDVRVQNPYCSYEEFDFDVPVGTKGDVYDRYLVRNAEMWQSLRIIEQALAKIEKEPKGVFHADVPEFYLPPKEQVYTNMEALIYHFKIVMGEVDTPKAEVYHAVEGANGELGFYLVHDGGRSPYRLHFRRPSFVNYQMFAPMSAGMLLSDAILNMSSLNVIAGELDA; from the coding sequence ATGAGCGATTTTATAACCAAGATATCCCCAAATAACTCTGTGTACGAAGATAATGATCCACAAGATGAGTTAATAACTTTAAATATCGGTCCGACGCATCCAGCGACGCATGGTGTCTTTCAAAATGTGGTTCAAATTGATGGGGAACGTATTGTAAGTGGAGTCTCGACGATCGGTTATATTCACCGTGCATTTGAAAAAATTGCTGAACATCGCCCTTTTTATCAAATCACCCCTTTAACAGATCGATTAAATTATTGTTCAGCCCCAATTAATAATATGGGCTGGCATATGACTGTTGAAAAATTATTAAAAATAGAAATCCCCAAACGCGTACAATACATGCGCGTTATCGTTATGGAGCTAGCACGTATTGCTGACCATATTATTTGTAATGGAATCTTGGGGGTTGATACAGGTGCTTTTTCTGGCTTTTTGTATGTGATGCAAGAGCGAGAATTTATATACGAGATTTTTGAAGAGATCTGTGGTGCTCGTTTAACGACCAATATCGGTAGAATTGGAGGTTTTGAAAGAGATTTTAATGATATTGCTTTTGCAAAAATTGAAGAGTTCTTAAAAAGATTCCCTCCTGTTTTGAGTGAATTTTCAGAATTATTTGATCGTAACCGTATCTTTATTGAACGTACGTCTGGTGTAGCGGCTGTTACTCCTGAAGAAGCGTTAGATTATAGTTGGTCAGGTCCTATTTTACGTGCCACAGGAGTTGATTATGATGTTCGCGTTCAGAATCCTTATTGTTCATATGAAGAGTTTGACTTTGATGTTCCTGTAGGAACTAAAGGTGATGTATACGACCGCTATCTAGTTCGAAATGCGGAAATGTGGCAATCTCTCCGAATCATTGAACAAGCATTAGCCAAAATTGAAAAAGAACCAAAAGGTGTTTTTCATGCAGATGTGCCAGAATTCTATTTACCTCCCAAAGAACAAGTGTATACCAATATGGAAGCGCTGATCTATCATTTTAAAATTGTGATGGGTGAAGTAGATACGCCTAAAGCAGAAGTTTATCATGCTGTGGAAGGTGCAAATGGTGAGTTGGGTTTTTATTTAGTGCATGATGGAGGACGTAGTCCTTATCGTCTACACTTTAGAAGACCTTCTTTTGTGAATTATCAAATGTTCGCTCCGATGAGTGCTGGAATGCTGCTTTCGGATGCAATTCTTAATATGAGTAGTCTTAACGTTATTGCAGGAGAATTAGATGCTTAG
- the nuoE gene encoding complex I 24 kDa subunit family protein produces the protein MLSVKHNEIVEFSSELLNQFAEVVARFPEGRQKSGLLPILHLVQAEFGWLSPDAMDKVAAYLTIEPIEVYEVATFYTMFLLQPQGKYLLEVCRTGPCCLVGAERIMNHLENKLGVKEGEVTADGLFSWRGVECLAACGFGPVLQIGPSYTFYENLTEESVDQLINDLSSKTN, from the coding sequence ATGCTTAGTGTCAAACATAATGAAATCGTAGAATTTTCTTCAGAATTGCTAAATCAATTTGCTGAAGTCGTAGCTCGTTTTCCAGAAGGAAGACAGAAGTCAGGTTTACTCCCAATATTACATTTAGTACAAGCAGAATTTGGCTGGCTGAGCCCAGATGCTATGGATAAGGTTGCTGCTTATTTAACAATTGAACCTATTGAAGTATACGAAGTGGCCACTTTTTATACGATGTTTTTATTACAACCGCAGGGGAAATATTTGTTAGAGGTATGTCGTACGGGTCCATGTTGCTTGGTAGGAGCAGAGCGTATTATGAATCACTTGGAAAATAAATTGGGCGTCAAAGAAGGCGAAGTGACAGCGGATGGATTATTTTCTTGGAGAGGAGTGGAATGTCTTGCTGCTTGTGGTTTCGGTCCTGTATTGCAAATTGGACCGTCGTATACTTTTTATGAAAATCTAACAGAAGAAAGTGTTGATCAATTAATAAATGATTTAAGCTCAAAAACGAATTAA
- the nuoF gene encoding NADH-quinone oxidoreductase subunit NuoF, whose translation MARKLLLTHIDVPGIHTFEVYRQKGGYRAVEKALKTMSPDDVVEEVKKSGLRGRGGAGFPTGMKWSFLAKPEGVPRYLVCNGDESEPGTFKDRFLMTHIPHALLEGMIVSSYALGAKTSYIYVRGEMMPQIRILEKAIEEAKVAGFLGKNILGTGYDLEIYVQPGGGAYICGEETALLESLEGKRGNPRIKPPFPAIAGLYGCPTVVNNVESIAATVPIINDGGEEYAKIGIERSTGTKLISAGGNLVRPGVYEIELGLPVEEFIYSDEYCGGIANGKRLKAVVAGGSSVPILPTNLILKTINGNNRLMTYESLADGGFQTGTSMGSGGFIAFDEDQCIVRNTWNFTRFYHHESCGQCSPCREGTGWMEKVLHKIEMGHGDLSDIELLWDIQRRIEGNTICPLGDAAAWPVAAAIRHFRDEFEWHINHPQDALTHNFGLAHYADPLTPIVS comes from the coding sequence ATGGCTCGTAAACTTTTGTTAACACATATTGATGTTCCTGGAATTCATACTTTTGAGGTTTATCGCCAAAAAGGAGGCTATCGTGCAGTGGAAAAAGCACTTAAAACGATGTCTCCGGACGATGTTGTGGAAGAGGTTAAAAAATCAGGTCTTCGCGGACGCGGTGGTGCTGGATTTCCAACAGGTATGAAATGGAGTTTCTTGGCAAAACCAGAAGGTGTGCCTCGTTATTTAGTTTGTAATGGTGATGAGTCAGAGCCAGGGACATTTAAAGACCGGTTTTTAATGACTCATATTCCTCATGCATTGTTAGAAGGAATGATTGTTTCAAGTTATGCATTGGGGGCAAAGACATCTTATATTTATGTAAGAGGGGAAATGATGCCTCAAATCAGAATATTGGAGAAAGCCATTGAAGAAGCAAAAGTCGCTGGATTTTTAGGTAAAAATATATTAGGAACTGGATATGACCTCGAGATTTATGTGCAACCTGGAGGAGGTGCCTATATCTGCGGGGAAGAAACAGCTCTGTTAGAATCTTTAGAAGGAAAAAGGGGTAACCCAAGAATAAAACCTCCATTTCCTGCAATAGCGGGTTTATATGGTTGTCCAACGGTTGTTAATAATGTCGAATCAATAGCAGCAACAGTACCTATTATCAATGATGGAGGAGAGGAGTATGCGAAGATTGGTATCGAAAGAAGTACAGGTACAAAATTAATTTCTGCTGGAGGAAACTTGGTGAGGCCTGGTGTTTATGAGATAGAGTTGGGATTACCGGTGGAAGAGTTTATTTATTCTGACGAGTATTGTGGCGGTATTGCTAATGGTAAACGATTGAAAGCAGTTGTTGCCGGGGGTTCATCTGTACCCATTTTACCGACCAATTTAATATTGAAAACGATCAATGGAAATAATCGTTTGATGACTTATGAGTCATTGGCTGATGGAGGATTCCAAACGGGAACATCCATGGGGTCAGGTGGTTTTATTGCATTTGATGAAGATCAATGTATTGTGCGCAATACGTGGAATTTTACGCGTTTTTATCATCATGAAAGTTGTGGACAATGTTCACCATGTCGTGAGGGTACAGGCTGGATGGAGAAAGTGTTGCATAAAATTGAAATGGGACATGGTGACCTGTCAGATATTGAATTACTTTGGGATATTCAGAGAAGGATAGAAGGAAATACGATATGTCCATTGGGTGATGCTGCCGCATGGCCAGTAGCCGCAGCAATCCGTCATTTTAGAGATGAGTTCGAATGGCATATCAATCATCCTCAGGATGCTTTAACACATAATTTTGGATTAGCACATTATGCTGATCCGTTGACACCAATTGTTTCTTAA
- a CDS encoding 2Fe-2S iron-sulfur cluster-binding protein: MAEEVKLKVTIDGISVEVAPGTTILNAARQIGGDIVPPAMCYYSKLEGSGGKCRTCLVKVSKGSEKDPRPMPKLVASCRTTVMDGMEVENITSPDVVDARKAVVEMLLINHPLDCPVCDQAGECKLQDLGFEHGSAQTRYEFERRTFERIDIGDKIQLHMNRCILCYRCVFVADQITDKRTHGIIGRGDHAEISTYIQNVVENDFSGNVIDVCPVGALTDKTFRFKNRVWFTKPVDAHRDCPTCSGKVTLWYKGKDAIRVTARKDEFGEVEEFICNTCRFDKKETSDWKLEEPTPISDQSVISSNHYTHFNPPAVIENNPVLQEQNLEQLARTEKLK; the protein is encoded by the coding sequence ATGGCAGAAGAGGTTAAATTGAAAGTAACGATAGATGGTATTTCTGTAGAAGTAGCACCAGGAACTACAATTTTGAATGCAGCACGTCAAATCGGGGGAGATATTGTACCTCCAGCGATGTGTTATTATTCAAAATTGGAAGGAAGTGGTGGTAAATGTCGTACTTGTCTTGTGAAAGTATCGAAGGGCTCAGAGAAAGATCCTCGCCCGATGCCTAAATTAGTTGCTTCCTGTAGAACAACTGTTATGGATGGTATGGAAGTGGAAAATATTACGTCGCCCGATGTTGTTGATGCTCGTAAGGCTGTTGTGGAGATGTTATTAATTAATCATCCTCTGGACTGTCCTGTTTGTGATCAAGCTGGAGAATGTAAATTACAGGATTTAGGGTTTGAGCATGGTTCTGCACAAACACGTTATGAATTTGAAAGAAGAACGTTTGAACGGATTGATATCGGAGATAAAATTCAACTGCATATGAACCGATGCATTTTGTGTTATCGATGTGTATTTGTTGCTGATCAAATTACGGATAAACGTACTCATGGTATTATTGGTCGAGGGGATCATGCCGAAATTTCAACGTACATCCAAAATGTCGTGGAGAATGATTTTTCTGGAAATGTCATTGATGTATGTCCAGTAGGAGCATTAACGGATAAAACGTTCCGCTTCAAGAATCGCGTATGGTTTACAAAACCAGTGGATGCGCACCGTGATTGTCCGACTTGTTCGGGTAAAGTTACGTTATGGTATAAAGGGAAAGATGCTATTCGGGTTACAGCGCGCAAAGATGAATTCGGAGAGGTAGAGGAATTCATCTGTAATACTTGTCGATTTGATAAAAAAGAAACAAGCGATTGGAAATTAGAAGAACCAACTCCTATTAGTGACCAATCTGTGATATCATCGAATCATTATACACACTTTAATCCGCCAGCTGTTATTGAAAATAATCCTGTATTACAGGAACAAAATTTAGAACAATTGGCAAGAACAGAAAAATTGAAATAA
- the nuoH gene encoding NADH-quinone oxidoreductase subunit NuoH, which translates to MEWSFVIEKFALVTIVFVVTLVIAMYSTLAERKIAGFMQDRYGPDRAGIFGLLQPLCDGGKFFFKEEIIPAGAHKTLFIIGPTIAIITACISSAVIPWGQSLTIGDRVISLQVADVNVGILYMFGVVALGVYGIMLGGWASNNKFSLMGAIRAASQSISYEIAMGLSIIALLMVTQSLSLKEIVGQQSGFVNWNIWSQPLGFIIFMVCAFAECNRVPFDLPECETELVGGYHTEYSSMKLGLYMFSEYINMFVSSALMAALYFGGYNFPFMNDFGLSQNWITIIGVCIFFIKIFAFIFFFMWVRWTLPRFRYDQLMNLGWKMLIPLAIANIVLTGIITLIKDTYFS; encoded by the coding sequence ATGGAGTGGTCGTTTGTCATAGAAAAATTTGCTCTTGTCACTATTGTATTTGTTGTCACATTAGTGATTGCGATGTACTCTACATTAGCGGAGCGTAAGATTGCGGGATTTATGCAAGATCGTTACGGACCAGATCGAGCAGGTATCTTTGGATTATTGCAACCTTTGTGTGACGGTGGAAAGTTTTTCTTTAAGGAAGAAATAATTCCTGCAGGTGCACATAAAACATTGTTTATTATAGGCCCGACAATAGCTATCATTACAGCATGTATAAGTTCTGCCGTTATTCCTTGGGGACAATCGCTGACTATTGGTGATCGCGTGATCTCGCTACAGGTAGCAGATGTGAACGTAGGTATTTTGTATATGTTTGGTGTTGTTGCACTTGGTGTATATGGCATTATGTTGGGTGGTTGGGCTTCGAATAACAAGTTCTCATTAATGGGCGCCATTCGTGCTGCTTCGCAAAGTATAAGTTATGAAATCGCGATGGGCCTATCCATTATCGCCTTATTGATGGTTACACAATCCCTTTCTTTGAAAGAGATCGTTGGACAGCAATCTGGTTTTGTGAATTGGAATATCTGGTCGCAACCTTTAGGATTTATCATATTTATGGTCTGCGCTTTTGCGGAATGTAATCGGGTTCCTTTTGATTTACCAGAATGTGAGACGGAGTTGGTTGGCGGTTATCATACGGAATACTCCTCTATGAAATTGGGGCTATATATGTTCTCTGAATATATCAACATGTTTGTGTCTTCAGCTTTAATGGCTGCTCTTTATTTTGGAGGTTATAATTTTCCATTTATGAACGACTTTGGTCTTTCTCAAAATTGGATTACCATCATAGGTGTATGCATATTCTTTATTAAAATATTTGCTTTTATCTTTTTCTTCATGTGGGTGCGTTGGACTTTACCAAGGTTCCGTTATGATCAATTGATGAATTTAGGATGGAAAATGCTAATTCCATTGGCAATTGCAAATATTGTTTTGACAGGAATTATTACTTTGATTAAGGATACTTATTTTTCATAG
- a CDS encoding NuoI/complex I 23 kDa subunit family protein → MQPLSNRKKVLEQKPMNFMERIYFPAIIKGLSITLRHFFKKIPTIKYPEQQRPYSKNFRGQHSLKRDEEGRERCTACGLCALSCPAEAITMIAAERTKEEEHLYREEKYAAVYEINMLRCIFCGLCEEACPKEAIYLDGPHVTADYLRKDFIYGKDKLVEPKFDITKLNS, encoded by the coding sequence ATGCAACCATTAAGCAATAGAAAGAAAGTTTTAGAGCAAAAACCGATGAATTTCATGGAAAGAATTTATTTTCCTGCTATTATCAAAGGTTTATCGATTACTTTAAGACATTTTTTTAAGAAAATACCAACCATTAAATATCCTGAGCAACAAAGACCGTATTCTAAAAATTTTAGAGGACAGCATTCTTTGAAGCGTGATGAAGAAGGGCGCGAACGTTGTACGGCATGTGGATTATGTGCTTTATCATGCCCTGCAGAAGCGATAACAATGATCGCAGCGGAACGCACTAAGGAAGAAGAGCACTTATATCGTGAAGAAAAATATGCCGCAGTATATGAAATTAATATGTTGCGTTGTATATTTTGTGGTTTATGTGAAGAGGCTTGTCCAAAGGAAGCGATCTATTTGGATGGACCTCATGTGACTGCAGATTATCTTCGTAAGGATTTTATTTATGGAAAAGATAAATTGGTCGAACCAAAATTTGATATTACAAAGTTAAATAGTTAA
- a CDS encoding NADH-quinone oxidoreductase subunit J gives MTVFYLVAFLSVFFALMTIFTKNPVHSVLYLVVTFFTFTIHYILLNAQFLAVVNFIVYMGAIMVLFLFVLMLLNLNKDTEPMKSNLVKMMGVVAGCCLVVVVFGAFRVFDLSNPLVVKDPNIGLVKNLGKVLFKEFLLPFELSSILLLTAMIGAILLAKKETRKV, from the coding sequence ATGACTGTTTTTTATTTAGTAGCTTTCCTTTCGGTTTTTTTCGCGCTGATGACCATCTTCACGAAGAATCCTGTGCATAGTGTACTGTATCTTGTGGTTACGTTTTTTACGTTTACCATTCATTATATTTTATTGAACGCACAATTCTTGGCTGTGGTTAATTTTATTGTTTATATGGGGGCGATCATGGTACTTTTCCTTTTTGTATTGATGTTGTTGAATCTCAATAAGGATACAGAACCTATGAAATCAAATCTCGTAAAAATGATGGGCGTGGTTGCAGGTTGTTGTTTGGTTGTTGTTGTCTTTGGAGCTTTCCGAGTTTTCGATTTATCAAACCCTTTAGTCGTTAAAGATCCCAATATTGGTTTAGTAAAAAACTTAGGGAAAGTATTATTTAAAGAGTTTTTACTCCCATTTGAGTTGTCTTCCATTTTACTGTTGACAGCGATGATTGGGGCTATTTTATTAGCTAAAAAAGAAACGAGAAAAGTATAA